A single region of the Neodiprion pinetum isolate iyNeoPine1 chromosome 5, iyNeoPine1.2, whole genome shotgun sequence genome encodes:
- the LOC124220723 gene encoding facilitated trehalose transporter Tret1-2 homolog has product MKSTKTSPQILAAITSSLILVSVGFHTGWSSPSLAKLQAEDSDIEITSDQGSWIASFMYVGSIFGSVVGVPIVDRWGRKMSLLVTSAPLFIACLLIAFATNYLWLYVARFIAGFGLGIIFTAIPMYMGEIAEDRVRGGFGILITVMQNTGSLVAYAIGPWVNRTTLAAAGAVIPILYVVTFVWIPESPYYYAIKNSPFRTEKSLIWLRGTPDILEEARSIEKNVSIESNSVRTMLELFTVRSNRKAMGIVIGLLTFQQFSGTTAILAYSTIIFDEVDSGISSSVSVIITGVVQLVFGVLALFLTDKTGRKPLLITSMSLCSVFLLAEALYFQLRAVGSDITGVSWLPVVAMVGYLIGYAIGLGTVPMAVSTELFPCEVKAFAITIGAIYLCVAGICVTKFYQVIMDSYGIHIAFYVFAACSAVGIIFTVLMIPETKGRSLSEIQDQLRR; this is encoded by the exons ATGAAGAGCACCAAGACCTCTCCACAAATATTGGCTGCCATAACAa GCTCACTGATCCTGGTATCAGTCGGGTTTCACACCGGATGGTCATCACCATCTTTGGCCAAATTGCAAGCCGAGGACTCGGACATCGAGATCACATCTGACCAAGGATCATGGATCGCTAGTTTTATGTACGTCGGTAGCATCTTTGGATCGGTCGTTGGCGTTCCAATAGTGGACAGGTGGGGTAGGAAAATGTCGCTTCTGGTAACCTCGGCGCCCTTGTTCATCGCGTGTCTGCTGATTGCTTTCGCAACGAATTACTTGTGGCTGTACGTCGCTCG GTTCATCGCCGGTTTCGGCCTCGGGATAATCTTCACAGCTATTCCTATGTACATGGGTGAGATCGCCGAGGACAGGGTGCGCGGGGGTTTCGGAATTCTGATAACCGTAATGCAGAATACCGGCTCCCTCGTGGCGTACGCGATTGGTCCCTGGGTCAACAGAACCACCCTCGCAGCAGCTGGAGCTGTTATACCGATTCTTTACGTCGTGACTTTTGTCTGGATACCCGAGTCTCCGTATTACTATGCCATAAAAAATAGCCCCTTCAGGACCGAAAAGAGTCTGATTTGGCTCAGAGGAACCCCCGACATTCTCGAGGAAGCGagaagtattgaaaaaaacgtaTCGATCGAGAGTAACAGCGTGAGGACCATGCTGGAACTGTTCACCGTCAGGAGCAATCGAAAG GCGATGGGTATCGTCATTGGGTTGCTGACTTTTCAACAGTTTTCTGGTACAACAGCAATATTGGCTTACTCAACCATCATCTTCGATGAAGTTGATTCCGGGATCAGTTCCAGCGTCTCCGTCATCATAACGGGGGTCGTTCAACTTGTGTTTGGCGTTTTGGCATTATTTTTAACGGATAAAACAGGGAGAAAACCTTTGCTCATCACCTCCATGTCACTCTGCTCAGTTTTTTTATTGG CTGAGGCCTTGTACTTTCAACTTCGAGCTGTCGGTTCTGACATCACGGGAGTTTCATGGCTTCCGGTCGTAGCAATGGTTGGCTATTTAATCGGCTACGCGATTGGATTAGGAACCGTTCCAATGGCAGTGAGCACAGAACTTTTTCCGTGCGAGGTGAAAGCTTTCGCAATCACCATCGGTGCCATCTACCTCTGTGTGGCGGGAATTTGCGTTACGAAATTCTACCAAGTCATAATGGATTCTTATGGTATACACATAGCGTTTTACGTTTTCGCAGCTTGCTCCGCTGTAGGTATAATTTTCACGGTGCTAATGATTCCTGAAACAAAAGGACGTTCGCTCAGCGAAATTCAAGATCAACTTCGACGATAA